Proteins encoded together in one Synechococcus sp. BL107 window:
- a CDS encoding TldD/PmbA family protein — MTDVFSNQWRDLLETLLNRGARAGSDLVEVFLERTNHVGVLAEQDQITSVNPSFAKGAGLRVFLGGRDGFVSTNDLSQEGLTRALDQALAMLGLEVQSLSSSADRFNGLNSLIDHGDTKNDWLNRCPTLVSASQRLLEGTSELDRIGQHLQVRRGSYSRDWQEVLVAASDGTFARDIRLHQSTGLSVLAADGDHRSSVGRRYGSTDRPDDLLQWNVETSAAEVCQSAGTMLRAEYVDAGQMPVVLANRFGGVIFHEACGHLLETTQIERGTTPFADQVGSLIAHPSVTAVDEGLSGGSFGSLSMDDEGMEPQRTVLIKDGVLQRFISDRAGELRTGHQRTGSGRRQSHAYAAASRMRNTFIAAGPHKPKDLLASVDRGLYCKAMGGGSVGPTGQFNFSVEEGYLIEDGQLTKPVKGATLIGDAKEVMPRISMCADDLELAAGFCGSVSGSVFVTVGQPHIKVDSITVGGR; from the coding sequence TTGACTGACGTTTTTTCAAATCAGTGGAGGGATCTTCTTGAGACCCTTCTGAACCGCGGAGCTAGGGCTGGATCCGACCTCGTTGAGGTATTCCTTGAACGTACGAATCATGTCGGTGTTTTAGCTGAGCAGGATCAGATCACCAGCGTGAATCCTTCATTCGCGAAGGGTGCAGGATTGCGTGTTTTTCTTGGGGGGAGAGATGGCTTTGTCAGCACAAACGACTTGAGCCAAGAAGGCTTAACCCGCGCTCTCGATCAAGCCTTGGCCATGTTGGGGCTTGAGGTGCAGTCGCTGTCGAGCAGTGCTGATCGTTTCAATGGTTTGAATTCACTCATCGATCATGGTGATACCAAGAACGATTGGTTAAATCGCTGTCCCACCCTTGTCAGTGCCAGTCAGCGACTCTTAGAAGGAACAAGCGAACTTGACCGAATCGGACAACACCTACAAGTTCGTCGTGGCAGTTACTCACGGGACTGGCAGGAGGTTTTAGTCGCTGCTTCTGATGGCACATTTGCTCGCGATATACGCCTCCATCAATCCACGGGGCTCTCGGTCCTGGCCGCTGATGGCGATCATCGTTCAAGCGTTGGTCGTCGTTATGGCAGTACAGACCGGCCCGACGATCTCCTGCAATGGAACGTAGAAACCAGTGCAGCGGAAGTGTGTCAAAGCGCCGGAACAATGCTTCGCGCTGAATATGTCGATGCTGGTCAGATGCCAGTTGTTTTAGCCAATCGTTTTGGTGGCGTGATTTTTCATGAGGCTTGTGGACATTTGCTGGAAACCACTCAAATCGAACGTGGTACAACTCCGTTCGCCGATCAAGTTGGCTCACTGATTGCCCATCCATCCGTCACCGCTGTTGACGAGGGGCTAAGCGGAGGATCATTCGGCTCCTTATCGATGGATGACGAAGGAATGGAGCCCCAACGCACCGTCTTGATTAAGGACGGCGTTCTTCAGCGATTCATCAGCGATCGGGCAGGCGAACTCCGCACCGGTCATCAACGAACCGGTAGTGGTCGTCGACAAAGCCATGCATATGCAGCCGCAAGTCGAATGAGAAACACATTTATTGCAGCTGGCCCCCACAAACCGAAAGACCTACTTGCTTCCGTTGATCGTGGTTTGTATTGCAAGGCAATGGGAGGCGGGAGTGTTGGTCCAACTGGACAATTTAATTTCTCCGTCGAAGAGGGTTACCTAATTGAAGATGGTCAACTCACAAAACCTGTGAAAGGAGCAACACTCATTGGTGATGCAAAAGAGGTCATGCCGAGAATATCGATGTGTGCGGATGATCTTGAATTAGCTGCCGGTTTTTGTGGATCTGTGAGCGGAAGTGTATTCGTCACGGTTGGTCAACCCCACATCAAAGTTGACTCAATCACTGTTGGAGGCCGTTGA